From the genome of Clostridium sp. BNL1100, one region includes:
- a CDS encoding BlaI/MecI/CopY family transcriptional regulator, whose product MDEIKIFDAELRFMNIIWNNEPIKSTELVSIASEELGWKKSTTYTVIRRLCERGIIKNKNTKIQSLIKREQVMRSETQEHIEKIYSGSLKLFFTTFLKRKKLSKDEVEELKKIVDENS is encoded by the coding sequence ATGGATGAAATTAAGATATTTGATGCAGAATTACGATTTATGAACATTATCTGGAACAATGAACCTATAAAAAGCACCGAGTTGGTTAGTATTGCAAGTGAGGAACTGGGATGGAAAAAATCAACTACATATACAGTAATAAGAAGGCTTTGCGAGAGAGGTATAATAAAAAATAAAAACACAAAGATACAATCACTGATAAAGCGAGAGCAGGTAATGAGGTCCGAAACACAGGAGCATATAGAGAAGATTTATTCCGGCTCACTAAAGCTTTTTTTTACTACCTTCTTAAAAAGAAAAAAATTAAGCAAGGACGAAGTAGAAGAACTCAAAAAGATTGTTGATGAAAATAGTTAA